From Penicillium psychrofluorescens genome assembly, chromosome: 1, one genomic window encodes:
- a CDS encoding uncharacterized protein (ID:PFLUO_001459-T1.cds;~source:funannotate) has translation MDLLQEFAGASGHAKSHHPGDSSLFDSAMGFLQENQHKFSGSGSDIDEEHAMRAHQQMYNESAEGRTHDSGDVGAGAAVQALKMFSGGEGGGGDKNQFVGMAMAQASKLWDQKAESGGDMSGDKQSAINSAAEMAMKMYMKGGGGLGGTGGPGGLMSMASKFM, from the exons ATGGATCTCCTCCAAGAATTCGCCGGCGCCAGCGGACACGCCAAATCGCACCATCCGGGCGACAGCTCCCTCTTCGACTCGGCAATGGGCTTCCTGCAGGAAAACCAGCACAAGttctcgggctcgggctccGACATCGACGAGGAGCACGCCATGCGCGCCCACCAGCAGATGTACAACGAGAGCGCCGAGGGCCGCACCCACGACTCCGGCGACGTCGGggccggcgccgccgtgcAGGCGCTGAAGATGTTCTCCGGTGGTGaaggtggcggcggcgataAGAATCAGTTCGTTGGTATGGCCATGGCCCAGGCGAGCAAGTTGTGGGATCAGAAGGCTGAGTCGGGCGGGGATATG TCCGGTGATAAGCAGTCTGCTATCAACTCCGCTGCGGAGATGGCTATGAAGATGTACATgaagggtggtggtggtctggGTGGGACTGGTGGCCCCGGCGGTCTGATGAGCATGGCGAGCAAGTTCATGTAA
- a CDS encoding uncharacterized protein (ID:PFLUO_001460-T1.cds;~source:funannotate), which produces MNTSSTTTSSEASTPDEAECALSPDVASGSDPAYSPVPPSVGMPSEHDQHLHDVGVAALAAISHDVHPVNQQSGSSLVSEVVNAVTDGPSRNSPLITSGRITDSSSFSTPSLYPAGVESNDPSPAPELDSAGSQTPTGNANMHAVVQELIGRTAAWPSAVIVEDMDHNDMDNDSHRNEMVMDYEPATVEETYDSPSSSSDGDLEDFIRFYPDEEYYYRSQRAHRPPLATGDIDLDDFYRRINYDTTLTSGLPSVAAQTAPDILDIDEPLPNAPGLHPPSIIHTTTYERNFTIDEFIQRWMIQTNIIPQGFHSAIRIPPQLRPLSKMIGWKPPQQIHRPHKYRKDTYDLQQIPWMEILKVKRPDARSLRDAWYTSYHNLDCSPFSNARRLPQHESYFREKAMYTSPKASIEHFQLRNLMSVPAYNTVHFASQSKVFSWTQAHDDTRCLIDLTKPEPDLGLLGPVKISTMKTAHGLTIAGGFCGEYALRAAGAEGSGAKGLVTPDFNDGITNHVDIIGSRSGRSPIGVFASNDQHLRVLDCETNVFLSDQELSRPINCTATSPDSRLRVVIGDSPDAWVIEADTGRPVHPLHGHRDFGFACAWSPDMRHIATSNQDKTVIIWDARTWRILETIDSDVAGYRSLRFSPVGGGSRTLLCSEPADRISIVDAQMFQTRQVHDFFGEIGGADYTPDGGAIWVANTDPHFGGLMEFQRRQWGRQVGVTDLPDEWVREADLDGDGRSVLRARERQLRFLRNLSDEEHEALIL; this is translated from the exons ATGAATACCTCTTCGactaccaccagcagcgaggCTTCCACACCGGACGAAGCCGAGTGCGCGCTGAGCCCGGACGTGGCTAGTGGCTCTGATCCAGCGTATTCTCCGGTGCCTCCCAGCGTTGGCATGCCATCTGAACACGACCAGCATTTGCATGATGTGGGGGTTGCGGCTCTAGCGGCTATATCCCACGACGTACATCCCGTTAATCAGCAGAGCGGGTCGTCTCTAGTCTCTGAAGTTGTGAATGCGGTGACGGACGGGCCTTCGCGGAATTCTCCATTGATCACTTCCGGGAGGATCACGGACagttcttccttctcgaCGCCCAGCTTGTACCCGGCTGGTGTCGAGTCGAACGATCCCTCTCCAGCACCAGAACTGGACTCGGCCGGATCACAGACTCCAACTGGCAATGCGAACATGCACGCCGTCGTACAGGAACTGATCGGGCGCACTGCCGCCTGGCCCAGTGCCGTGATCGTGGAGGACATGGACCACAACGACATGGACAACGACAGCCACCGAAATGAAATGGTTATGGATTACGAGCCTGCCACGGTGGAGGAAACCTACGACTCCCCGTCGTCCTCAAGCGATGGTGATCTGGAGGACTTTATCAGATTTTATCCGGATGAAGAATATTACTACCGCAGCCAGCGAGCCCACCGGCCACCACTTGCGACTGGTGACATTGATCTGGATGATTTCTACAGACGCATCAACTACGATACCACTTTAACGTCCGGGTTGCCGTCCGTGGCTGCGCAAACAGCACCTGATATCCTGGACATTGATGAGCCTCTCCCCAACGCGCCTGGCCTACatcctccatccatcatccataCTACCA CTTACGAGCGGAACTTCACGATTGATGAATTCATCCAGCGTTGGATGATTCAAACAAACATTATTCCTCAGGGGTTCCATTCTGCAATTCGGATCCCGCCGCAGCTTCGACCGTTATCAAAAATGATTGGCTGGAAACCACCGCAGCAAATCCATCGCCCGCACAAGTACCGCAAGGATACCTACGACCTCCAGCAAATACCGTGGATGGAGATTTTGAAAGTCAAACGGCCCGACGCGCGGTCGCTGCGTGATGCGTGGTATACCTCTTACCACAACCTGGATTGTTCGCCATTCAGCAACGCAAGACGCCTCCCGCAACATGAGTCCTATTTCCGCGAAAAGGCCATGTACACCTCACCGAAGGCGTCGATTGAGCACTTCCAGCTCCGTAATTTGATGTCTGTTCCGGCCTACAATACTGTGCACTTTGCCTCTCAATCAAAGGTGTTCTCGTGGACACAAGCCCATGACGACACGCGGTGTCTGATTGATTTGACCAAGCCAGAGCCTGATCTGGGACTGCTGGGACCTGTGAAGATCTCTACCATGAAGACTGCCCATGGCTTGACCATTGCCGGTGGGTTTTGCGGAGAGTACGCACTGCGCGCTGCCGGAGCCGAGGGGTCTGGTGCCAAAGGACTTGTCACTCCCGACTTCAACGACGGCATCACGAATCATGTTGATATTATCGGCAGTCGGTCCGGTCGATCGCCCATTGGTGTCTTTGCGTCCAACGACCAGCACTTGCGAGTTTTGGATTGCGAAACCAATGTTTTCCTCTCAGACCAGGAACTATCCCGTCCGATCAATTGCACCGCAACCTCCCCCGACAGCCGTCTCCGCGTCGTCATTGGCGATTCACCCGATGCATGGGTGATTGAAGCCGACACCGGCCGACCCGTACACCCcctccatggccaccgcGACTTCGGGTTCGCCTGTGCCTGGTCCCCGGACATGCGCCACATCGCAACCAGCAACCAAGACAAGACCGTGATCATCTGGGACGCGCGCACATGGCGCATCCTGGAGACGATCGACTCCGACGTGGCGGGCTATCGCTCACTCCGCTTCTCGCCCGTCGGCGGCGGGTCCCGGACCCTTTTGTGCAGCGAACCCGCGGACCGGATCTCCATCGTCGACGCGCAGATGTTCCAAACGCGCCAGGTCCACGATTTCTTCGGCGAAATCGGCGGCGCGGACTATACGCCGGACGGCGGGGCGATCTGGGTCGCAAACACAGACCCCCATTTCGGCGGGCTTATGGAGTTCCAGCGGAGACAATGGGGGAGACAGGTTGGGGTGACGGACTTGCCGGATGAATGGGTGCGCGAAGCGGAtctggatggcgatgggCGGAGTGTGCTGCGTGCCCGAGAGCGGCAGCTGCGGTTTTTGAGGAATCTGAGCGATGAAGAGCACGAAGCGTTGATTCTTTAg
- a CDS encoding uncharacterized protein (ID:PFLUO_001461-T1.cds;~source:funannotate), whose amino-acid sequence MSLPQRPGKSSPRREEVHAFREPSRRRRRDIESGTYSDSPATPTSHRHRRRHSHSQRRHAETDDERMEKGGGVQRKRSLVKPERRRIDHDDPHYHYRQRSQRLNTYPTTDPLLDADGEAETNSSRSMDLKDKNQLYGARGNVNKPMERAPSRHRASKKKKRSSRRTSRGTAEEKRRQKAVEQARPPDLWTTYCALITFFIPDFVLRCFGMPQREQRQAWREKIGLISCILMVAAFVGFLTFGFTATVCGTPPVRMKVNDIGNGYMIFHGQAYNLEGSTHPAAAGIPAGSDVLYDLPHKYGGQDGSFFFQQVNGACKGLITAIPGGDVPTNDNGDLGWYFPCAAYNQDGSSQPNLTVDYYLGWACHTSGHARKAFYGLSSSGDVYFTWDDTRNKSRNLAVYSGNVLDLDLLRWFNKSQVTWPSEFDALRENPDVRGVDLTYYLQSGQDKKIGQCLSQIIKVGSIDTDTVGCIASKVVLYLALIFILSIVVTKFAFALLFQWFLSPRFAAQRTSMSSDPRTRNQQIEDWSNDIYRPAPRMADPPVAPDRGLNKRASFLPTTSRFTSPYVVGSSSSAKTNPQYITMASQNSTSRLMPASTTSGTMYKLSHNSSRGTLSADNSHYNAAPTASRTSLVPPGAHPEQPYSTLISESEGPGPAGFIHEAVVPQPPPEWQPFGYPLAHAICLVTCYSEGEDGIRTTLDSIAMTDYPNSHKAILVICDGVIKGKGEEFSTPDIVLGMMHDHVVLPEDVQPFSYVAVATGSKRHNMSKVYSGFYDYGDNSVIPLEKQQRVPMMVIVKCGTPEEATQSKPGNRGKRDSQIILMSFLQKVMFDERMTELEFEIFNGLWNVTGIPPDFYEVCLMVDADTKVFPDSLTHMVSAMVKDPEIMGLCGETKIANKTDSWVTMIQVFEYFISHHQAKSFESVFGGVTCLPGCFTMYRIKAPKGGQNYWVPILANPDIVEHYSENVVDTLHKKNLLLLGEDRYLTTLMLKTFPKRKQTFVPQAVCKTVVPDKFMVLLSQRRRWINSTVHNLMELVLVRDLCGTFCFSMQFVIFVELVGTLVLPAAIAFTFYVVIHSIVHQPVQIIPLVLLGLILGLPGLLIVVTAHRLVYVLWMLIYLISLPIWNFVLPTYSFWKFDDFSWGDTRKTAGEKDKGHGAEEGEFDSTKITMKRWRDFEKERRLRTLSAYPPPHAPANGYPSHYETYSDY is encoded by the exons ATGTCTTTGCCGCAGAGGCCGGGCAAGTCCTCGCCTCGGCGAGAGGAGGTACACGCGTTTCGCGAGCCGTCAAGGCGACGCCGTCGCGACATCGAGAGCGGTACCTACAGTGACTCTCCTGCAACCCCAACTTCCCACCgtcaccgccgccgacattCGCACAGCCAGCGACGACACGCCGAGACCGATGATGAACGGATGGAGAAAGGGGGAGGAGTGCAACGAAAGAGGAGTCTGGTCAAACCAGAGCGCCGACGGATCGATCATGACGACCCTCATTACCACTATCGCCAACGCTCGCAACGCTTGAACACGTACCCTACAACAGACCCATTACTGGATGCCGATGGTGAAGCCGAAACGAACAGCTCGCGGAGCATGGATCTGAAGGATAAGAACCAGCTCTACGGGGCGCGCGGCAACGTGAACAAGCCGATGGAACGTGCTCCCAGCCGGCATCGCGCctcgaagaaaaagaagcgcTCCTCACGACGTACATCGCGGGGAACcgcagaagaaaaacgaCGCCAAAAAGCTGTGGAGCAGGCTCGTCCGCCCGATTTGTGGACTACTTATTGTGCACTAATCACCTTTTTTATCCCCGATTTTGTTCTCCGCTGTTTCGGCATGCCTCAGAGGGAGCAGCGGCAGGCTTGGAGGGAGAAGATTGGACTGATTAGCTGCATCCTCATGGTCGCCGCGTTTGTCGGGTTTCTCACGTTCGGTTTCACGGCTACAGTCTGCGGAACGCCGCCTGTGCGTATGAAGGTCAACGACATCGGGAATGGATACATGATTTTCCATGGACAAGCCTACAATCTCGAGGGCTCGACTCacccggcggcggccggcATTCCGGCTGGAAGTGACGTCTTGTACGACTTGCCGCACAAGTATGGCGGCCAGGATGGCAGCTTTTTCTTCCAACAAGTCAATGGCGCCTGCAAAGGGCTTATTACTGCTATTCCCGGGGGCGACGTTCCCACAAATGACAACGGTGATCTTGGATGGTACTTCCCCTGCGCGGCCTACAACCAGGATGGGTCATCGCAGCCCAACTTGACGGTGGATTACTACCTGGGTTGGGCATGCCATACCTCCGGGCACGCCCGGAAAGCCTTCTACGGTCTCTCGTCGTCCGGAGATGTCTACTTCACGTGGGACGACACGAGGAACAAGAGCCGGAATCTTGCGGTGTATTCGGGAAatgttcttgatcttgatcttctccgctggTTTAACAAGTCCCAAGTGACATGGCCCTCCGAGTTCGATGCCCTGCGTGAGAATCCTGATGTCCGCGGTGTCGACCTGACCTACTATCTCCAAAGTGGACAGGACAAGAAGATCGGACAATGCCTGTCCCAGATTATCAAAGTGGGCAGTATTGACACTGATACCGTGGGGTGCATCGCCTCCAAGGTTGTGCTCTACTTGGCTTTGATCTTCATTCTATCAATCGTGGTTACCAAGTTTGCTTTTGCCTTGCTGTTTCAATGGTTTCTGTCTCCCCGATTTGCCGCCCAACGGACGAGCATGAGCTCCGATCCCAGGACCCGTAACCAGCAAATCGAAGATTGGTCCAACGACATCTATCGACCTGCCCCTCGAATGGCTGATCCCCCCGTGGCTCCGGATCGCGGCTTGAATAAGCGGGCTAGCTTTCTGCCGACAACGTCTCGTTTCACGAGTCCGTACGTCGTGGGAAGTAGTAGCAGCGCCAAGACCAACCCCCAGTACATCACGATGGCAAGCCAGAACTCGACTTCCCGACTCATGCCGGCTTCGACTACGAGTGGTACTATGTACAAGTTGAGCCACAACAGCAGCCGTGGTACTCTCAGTGCTGACAATTCCCACTACAATGCTGCTCCCACTGCCAGCCGCACCAGCTTGGTTCCCCCAGGCGCCCACCCAGAGCAGCCTTATTCAACGCTCATCTCGGAATCCGAGGGTCCTGGTCCGGCTGGGTTTATTCACGAGGCTGTTGTGCCCCAACCGCCGCCTGAATGGCAGCCATTTGGATACCCCCTGGCGCACGCGATCTGCCTGGTGACCTGTTACTCGGAAGGTGAAGACGGAATTCGGACCACGCTGGACTCGATCGCCATGACCGACTATCCCAACAGTCACAAGGCCATCCTTGTGATCTGCGATGGTGTCATCAAGGGCAAAGGCGAAGAGTTCTCGACACCGGATATCGTGTTGGGTATGATGCACGACCATGTGGTTCTGCCTGAGGATGTTCAGCCATTCTCGTACGTGGCGGTGGCTACTGGCTCCAAACGACACAACATGTCCAAGGTCTATTCTGGGTTCTACGACTATGGCGACAACTCTGTCATCCCtctggagaagcagcagcgcGTCCCCATGATGGTGATTGTCAAGTGCGGCACACCGGAGGAAGCCACCCAGTCCAAACCGGGCAACCGAGGCAAGCGAGACAGCCAGATCATTTTGATGTCGTTCTTGCAGAAGGTCATGTTCGATGAGCGAATGACCGAGCTGGAATTCGAAATCTTCAACGGACTCTGGAACGTGACTGGAATCCCTCCTGATTTCTACGAAGTGTGTCTGATGGTCGATGCCGATACCAAGGTGTTCCCGGATAGCTTGACGCACATGGTTTCGGCCATGGTCAAGGATCCGGAAATCATGGGTCTCTGCGGAGAGACCAAGATCGCCAACAAAACCGACAGCTGGGTGACGATGATCCAGGTGTTCGAGTACTTCATTTCGCATCACCAAGCCAAGTCGTTCGAATCCGTCTTCGGTGGTGTCACCTGTCTGCCGGGCTGTTTCACCATGTACCGCATCAAGGCCCCGAAGGGTGGCCAGAACTACTGGGTGCCGATCCTGGCCAACCCGGACATCGTCGAGCACTATTCGGAGAATGTTGTCGACACCCTGCACAAGAAAAATCTGCTGCTTCTCGGTGAGGATCGGTACTTGACCACGCTCATGCTCAAGACCTTCCCGAAGCGCAAGCAGACTTTCGTTCCCCAGGCTGTGTGCAAGACGGTTGTGCCCGACAAGTTCATGGTTCTGCTGTCTcagcgccgccgctggatcAACAGTACCGTGCACAACCTGATGGAGCTGGTGCTCGTCCGCGATCTGTGCGGGACCTTCTGCTTCAGCATGCAGTTCGTTATTTTCGTTGAGCTGGTGGGAACGCTGGTgctccccgccgccatcgcgTTCACTTTCTACGTTGTCATTCATTCCATCGTCCACCAACCGGTGCAAATCATTCCCTTGGTCCTGTTGGGCCTCATTCTGGGTCTCCCGGGTCTGCTGATTGTCGTGACCGCCCACCGCCTTGTCTACGTCTTGTGGATGCTCATCTACCTGATTTCGCTGCCCATTTGGAACTTTGTCCTGCCCACGTACTCGTTCTGGAAGTTCGACGACTTCAGCTGGGGCGACACGCGCAAGACGGCGGGTGAGAAGGACAAGGGCCACGGGGCGGAAGAGGGCGAGTTCGACAGCACCAAGATCACGATGAAGCGGTGGCGTGATTTCGAAAAGG AACGCCGCCTGCGCACCCTCAGTGCCTACCCACCACCGCATGCCCCGGCCAACGGGTATCCATCTCACTACGAGACCTACTCGGATTACTGa
- a CDS encoding uncharacterized protein (ID:PFLUO_001462-T1.cds;~source:funannotate), with the protein MFRSNHTNNDGLNSGGEINSINKTNDSFLADLPAPINRYIYQGRRQLEDVYNREFDRFSHDQTGQLSQFVLFSNIDEQTFGRDFCERTVSWTSYSASEQLLLVKMVTDEHAAASEAFNVILMDAIRPMGVVKTVRLFGNATLPGKEADKAYGPRRPPRGYDRSWPTVVLEVAVSEPASKLTSDIRHWFGKSEGKVNIVLKIRVDRKRPMITIEKWEMAEDRINRTQVVEISKRKKGDEEITVSGAPLLIEFDKLFRRAPEPPMESDIRIGQEGLSELASSVWEEQGF; encoded by the coding sequence ATGTTCAGGAGCAACCATACGAACAATGATGGGCTCAATAGCGGCGGAGAGATCAATAGCATCAATAAGACCAATGACAGCTTCCTGGCCGATCTGCCAGCACCCATCAATCGATATATCTATCAAGGCCGACGGCAGTTGGAGGATGTCTACAACCGGGAATTCGATCGATTTTCGCATGACCAAACTGGACAGCTCAGTCAATTCGTGCTATTCTCCAACATCGACGAACAAACTTTTGGGCGCGACTTTTGTGAGCGAACAGTGAGCTGGACTTCATACAGCGCATCCGAGCAGTTACTCCTGGTCAAAATGGTGACTGACGAGCATGCGGCGGCTTCCGAGGCTTTCAACGTGATCCTCATGGATGCTATACGGCCTATGGGCGTGGTTAAAACAGTGAGGCTTTTTGGGAATGCCACCCTCCCTGGAAAAGAAGCCGACAAAGCCTATGGACCTCGTCGCCCACCGCGAGGGTATGACCGATCCTGGCCCACTGTCGTTTTGGAGGTGGCTGTCTCCGAGCCTGCATCTAAGCTCACGAGCGACATTCGTCACTGGTTCGGAAAATCGGAGGGCAAAGTCAACATCGTCCTGAAAATTCGGGTTGATCGTAAGAGACCCATGATCACGATTGAAAAAtgggagatggcggaggaTCGCATCAACCGCACACAGGTCGTCGAGATttcaaagaggaagaagggtGACGAGGAGATCACCGTGTCAGGCGCCCCCCTTCTCATAGAATTCGACAAGCTATTTCGACGTGCCCCCGAGCCGCCCATGGAATCAGACATTCGGATCGGCCAGGAGGGCCTCAGTGAACTCGCATCGTCGGTctgggaggagcaggggTTTTAG
- a CDS encoding uncharacterized protein (ID:PFLUO_001463-T1.cds;~source:funannotate), with protein MASSAANNYRQQPLASPPPAYNPSSSLSQQPDTPRTVPPQPSLSINRKPLRSSTSQTVTSTGHNAPFSPPQIDHGADLSQPESAQIMNAQDDNGPETPQLQLPDVAAMSLEDPVSPQQQLWDPSYPQRKGSMRPQVYLQSEQPLDQTPSSSEDGHGNTQKAGSFIEREAQSGSHNSSSRGSLESLAQTSDSYEPLHYHHQQYQNSRTGLRSVSALSPTDNRSGSTGNLVAQRSRIARPLSAYSSVSDFGGHRRNLSASPYMHARSSSRNSTASPDNRSLSLLDLLNTSYPQPGPVPAQLDNSYLRSAVGNNASLLTNKQTFEMYLGNVKKTDEPSVQYEFAVFMVNSMREMPNVDLEDGDTITRARLGREARSILQRLADRSYPFAQYYLGDGYASGLFSKGREDYDRAFPLFVAASKHGHVEACYRVALCYEFGWGCRVEGGRAVQFYRQAASKNHPGAMLRMAKACLGGDMGLGTRYREGIKWLKRAAESSDAQYNSAPYELGVLHETGYGGDIFKDESYAAQLFTRSAELGHVEASYRLGDAYEHGKLNCPRDPALSIHFYTNAAQNGHQLAMMALCAWYLVGAEPVLDKDEMEAYEWAARAAGLGLAKAQYAIGYFTEMGIGCHRDPLEANVWYVKAADQGDERAKHRIAAIRAAADGGNPAFVARNGGRVKKDGKGPDSDKGVKKRFVIF; from the exons ATGGCGAGCTCTGCAGCCAACAACTATCGCCAGCAGCCACTCGCTTCCCCTCCACCCGCTTACAacccttcctcttctctaTCACAACAACCCGACACGCCACGAACGGTGCCTCCGCAGCCGAGTTTGAGCATTAATCGAAAACCCCTGCGATCGTCGACGTCCCAGACGGTGACATCAACGGGCCATAATGCGCCCTTTTCGCCGCCGCAGATCGACCATGGGGCCGACCTCTCGCAGCCCGAAAGCGCGCAGATCATGAACGCGCAAGATGACAACGGCCCCGAAACGccgcagctgcagctgcccGACGTTGCAGCCATGTCGCTAGAGGATCCAGTATCACCACAACAACAGCTCTGGGATCCGTCGTACCCGCAACGGAAAGGCTCCATGCGACCGCAGGTGTATTTGCAGTCGGAGCAGCCGCTCGACCAGACTCCTTCCAGCAGCGAGGATGGCCATGGCAACACCCAAAAGGCCGGCTCATTCATTGAGCGAGAGGCGCAAAGTGGAAGCCACAACAGCTCCTCTCGTGGCAGCTTGGAAAGCCTGGCGCAGACTTCGGACAGCTATGAACCGCTCcattaccaccaccaacaatACCAGAATTCCAGGACCGGTCTCCGATCGGTATCTGCCTTGAGTCCAACGGATAATAGGTCCGGATCCACGGGTAATTTAGTCGCCCAGCGTTCTCGCATTGCGCGGCCGCTCTCTGCGTACTCTTCGGTCTCCGACTTTGGCGGCCATCGACGCAATCTCTCCGCATCGCCTTATATGCATGCTCGCTCTTCATCACGGAACTCAACTGCATCGCCAGATAACCGATCGCTCTCACTCCTGGATCTTCTGAACACCTCGTATCCCCAGCCTGGCCCCGTGCCTGCCCAGCTCGATAACTCGTATCTTCGAAGCGCTGTCGGAAACAACGCATCGCTGCTCACCAATAAGCAGACCTTTGAGATGTATCTAGGCAATGTGAAGAAGACCGACGAGCCATCCGTTCAATACGAGTTTGCAGTGTTTATGGTCAACTCGATGCGTGAAATGCCCAATGTGGatttggaagatggagacaCCATTACCCGTGCCAGACTGGGCCGAGAAGCTCGATCGATTTTGCAGCGCCTCGCTGACCGCAGCTATCCATTTGCACAATATTATCTTGGAGATGGGTATGCATCTGGTCTGTTCAGtaaaggaagagaagactACGACCGGGCATTCCCGCTCTTTGTGGCGGCTAGCAAACACGGCCACGTCGAGGCTTGTTACCGTGTAGCTCTGTGCTACGAATTTGGATGGGGCTGTCGAGTCGAAGGAGGGCGTGCGGTTCAATTCTACCGCCAGGCTGCGTCCAAGAACCACCCGGGTGCCATGCTGCGCATGGCCAAGGCATGCTTGGGAGGTGATATGGGACTAGGCACTCGGTACCGAGAAGGCATCAAGTGGCTAAAGCGCGCCGCGGAGTCCTCCGATGCGCAATACAACTCGGCTCCGTATGAACTGGGCGTGCTCCACGAGACCGGCTACGGCGGCGACATCTTCAAGGACGAATCCTACGCCGCGCAGCTTTTCACCCGATCCGCGGAGTTGGGTCATGTGGAGGCATCGTATCGTTTGGGAGACGCCTACGAGCACGGGAAACTGAACTGTCCGCGAGACCCGGCATTGAGCATCCACTTCTACACCAACGCGGCGCAAAACGGGCATCAGCTAGCCATGATGGCTCTCTGTGCTTGGTACCTGGTTGGTGCCGAGCCTGTTCTTGAcaaggatgagatggaggCGTACGAATGGGCTGCACGGGCTGCTGGCCTTG GTCTCGCAAAAGCGCAGTACGCCATCGGTTACTTCACAGAAATGGGCATCGGGTGCCACCGTGATCCCCTCGAGGCCAACGTCTGGTATGTCAAGGCAGCAGACCAGGGCGACGAGCGGGCCAAGCACCGAATTGCTGCTATTCGGGCCGCCGCAGATGGAGGGAATCCCGCCTTTGTCGCTCGGAATGGAGGCCGTGTGAAGAAGGACGGAAAGGGCCCTG ACTCTGACAAGGGCGTCAAAAAGCGATTCGTCATCTTTTAA